Below is a window of Callithrix jacchus isolate 240 chromosome 15, calJac240_pri, whole genome shotgun sequence DNA.
caggcaggtctcaaactcctgacctcaaatgattcacctgcctcggcctccaaaagtgctgggattaccggcttgagccactgtgcccagcctgatagCTGTGCTCTTGAGGTGATTTACAGTTGTGTCTGTGGGGTAGAAATACTGTACAGTGGTGTTGGCAGCTCTTCTGACTCCACTTTCAGTGACTTCAGGTTGATAGCTTGAAATTGGTCATGGTGGGAGTATTGATACCACAGAAATGGCCATTGCTACTAATCAGAGCTGATAGTTGCTAATCCCAACCCTCCCAGAGCCAGTGGTGAAACACTGACCAGCACTCTACTGGAGATAGGATCATGCCCCAGGGAACCTGAGGGGGGAGATAAGACCCTGTTCTGGAAGTCATCTGAGCTGTGCCCCGGCTCTAGCAAACAGCAGCCCCGTGACTGACCCACTGGCCCACCCACAGATGAGGAGCTCTATGCTGGTGTGTACATCGATTTTATGGGCACTGACGCAGCCATCTTCCGCACCCTCGGAAAGCAGACGGCCATGCGCACGGATCAGTATAACTCCCGGTGGCTGAACGGTAAGCGTGGCCCCAGGAGCCCTTCCGTGGCCATGTGTCtgggatgcagcaagaaggtcgCAAAGAAGCACACCTCAGGGAATTGGGGAAATGTTTAGCCTGTGACTATCTGGGGCAGGGGTAGTTTCTTATCTGGAGAGAGAGTTCTTGTACCTGGCTGGGGACTGCTGGAGAACAGGGGCACCATCAGAGTAGGAGCTCACCCAGCTGACCCCTGCCATGCAGACCCGTCGTTCATCCATGCTGAGCTCATTCCTGACAGCTCGGAGCGTAATGATGATAAGCTCTACTTCTTCTTCCGTGAGCGGTCGGCAGAGGCGCCGCAGAGCCCCGCTGTGTACGCCCGCATCGGACGCATCTGCCTGGTATGCATTGGCTGGGCCCCCAGGCTATTCCCTCCACCAGTTCTGGCTTCATCAGCCCTGCTCCAGCCAGGGCTTGGGGTCAGGAGCTGATCTGACCCAGCCTCTTGCCCGACCCCCCAGAATGATGACGGTGGTCACTGTTGCCTGGTCAACAAGTGGAGTACATTCCTGAAGGCTCGGCTTGTCTGCTCTGTGCCGGGCGAGGATGGCATTGAGACTCACTTCGATGAGCTCCGTGAGTGCAATGCAGTTCCAGCTCCATGTGGTCAGGACTGAGCTGGGGAAGCTGGTCTCAGTGGGGTTCAGGGGAGGCTTCGCTCCAGAGGTGACCTGGAGTCAGAAGGATGGGCCAGAGGTAAGCTGGCCATGGTGGGGCAGGCTGAGCCCAGGCTAGGGTACTCTGGCTACAACGAGAGGGATAGAGGCTGGGTGGGTGGTCAGGGTGCCTTTGGTGGGTCCCTCCCCTGCACAGGAGTGGGTGGGGTCCGGGGACTCCCACCCAAGGCACCCTCCAATAccttctccctctgtcccccagagGACGTGTTTGTCCAGCAGACCCTGGACGTGAGGAACCCTGTCATTTACGCTGTCTTTACCTCCTCTGGGTGAGGCTGGGGTCAGGATCAGCAGTGGCAGGGTGTGGTCCTGTTGGGGGATTATAACTCGTGGAGGACCCCAGCCTGGTGGCCAGCTGTGAAGAGGGATAGTTTGGGGAGGGGCCCTGGGTGGAGGGTCCATCCCGTTTAGCAGCACCTGCCCTGCCCACAGCTCTGTGTTCCGAGGCTCTGCTGTGTGTGTCTACTCCATGGCTGACATTCGCATGGTCTTCAACGGGCCCTTTGCCCACAAGGAAGGCCCCAACTACCAGTGGATGCCCTTCTCAGGGAAGATGCCCTACCCACGGCCGGGCACGGTAAGGACCCTGCTCATCCTGCCTCTCCCCTTCTAAGAGGCCTCAGGTCAGGCCCTTTGCAACATGAGCCCCATCATCATGGCCCTCCCAGCCAGCAGGATAAGTGGGCCATAATGCACACACAGACTGGCCTTCACACACAGTGTCAGGCTGTGGAGGAGCCCAGCCAggattctgggacaaagatggtGGGCTAGCTGTGGTCGGCTGCTCCTTAGAGTGTCCTCTTTGGGGCTGTTTGGGAGCCAAAGGTTGGAGGGAAGGGTCTTCCTGGTGGATGCTGGAGGCAGGCTGGGGGTCAACTCAGCTGAGGAACAGGAGGCAAAGAGTTGGagaggggcagggccaggcctCAGGCAGAGTCTCAGAGGTCACAGAGGCGTGTTACTTTATCTTGGTGTGACAGCTGATTTTGGGAGTCTAAGCAGGAGAGCAACCGATCTGATCCAGTGCAGTTCCCACTCCATGTGGTCAGGACTGGGCTGGGGAAGCTGGTCTCGGCGGGGGTCAGGGGAGGCTTCCCTCCAGAGGTGACCTGGAGTCAGAAGGATGGGCCAGAGGTTAGCTGGCCATGGGTGGGGGGCAGGCTGAGCCCAGGCTCAGGGGACAGCTTCAGGAAGGAGGAGAGTGAGGCTGGTGTGTGACAAGGACATCAGAGCCTGCAGTCCAGCTGTGCAAGAGGGAGACGGTTGAGACCCTAGGAACAATCAAAGAGGAAGGAGACAACAGGGTGGAGAGGACGTGGAAAGTGGAAGGGAGTGGTCTGCTCGGCCAAATGCTGCCACAGGGTCATGACACTAAGCCAGGGAGATGGCTGTGGCATTTGGCCGTGTGGGACCTTGGCTGGAGCAGGACCTGCAGAGGTCAGGTGCAGGGCAGAAACCTGgagaggggctttggggagaggagCAGTTCAAGGTGGTAAGGACAGACAGTGCAGCAGCCTCTCCTGAAGCTAATGGCTCCAGCCTTCCCTGCCGGGCAGCCTGGACTGACACTCGCCACCTGTCCACAGTGCCCTGGTGGAACCTTCACGCCATCCATGAAGTCCACGAAGGACTATCCTGATGAGGTGATCAACTTCATGCGTAGCCACCCGCTCATGTATCAGGCCGTGTACCCTCTGCAACGGCGGCCCCTGGTGGTCCGCACAGGTGCTCCCTACCGCCTCACCACTGTCGCTGTGGACCAGGTGGATGCAGCTGATGGGCGCTATGAGGTGCTTTTCCTGGGCACAGGTACCCGATGCTGCTCCCGGCCCCTCCCACGCTGGGCCCCTGGGTGTGGGGTGCAGACCCTTGGGGCTGGGGCTTGCCGCAAGCTCATCAGTCACCTCTTCATCCTCATCCTTTGGTGCCTTCTCCCTGTTGCTGGGATAACGGAGGCTGGGGGTGAGAAAACCCCATTCCCACTTCCATCCCCAGGGGCCCAGGAGAGCAGGGATACTGGGCATCTGGGACCTATGTATGGCAGGAAATGGGTGGAGACAGATGGTAGACACCTCCAGGATACACAGGTTATCCACAGGctcatgtgtgcacacacatgccacaGTGCACCCACCACAGTTCCAGCAGCTCAGACACAGGAGAATGGATGCTCTGGTGTCCTATACTCAGCAGGGCCCAAAATCAGAGTCTGGGTTGGTGGGGGCAGACCCTGGCCATGACCCCCTATGTCCTGGACCAGTCCTCTCTGAACTGGGGAAACCCTTCCACCTTGTCACAGAGCTCCTGCTCCAATGTCCTAGGGGGGTTTGGGCCCTGGTTGGGGAAGGGGCTGAGGCTGGTACCCCTTCCCCAGCATCCCCAGCCTCACTGAGGCCCTGCCTGGCCCGTTCCAGACCGCGGGACAGTACAGAAGGTCATTGTGCTGCCCAAGGATGACCAGGAGTTGGAAGAGCTCATGCTGGAAGAGGTGGAGGTCTTCAAGGTGGGTGTGACAATACCCAGTCTGACCTCTAGGTGAGGGCATGGAGGGGGGGTCCCTTAGTCCCAAGCTGATCTTTATCTCCTTCTAGGACCCAGCACCCGTCAAGACCATGACCATCTCTTCCAAGAGGGTGAGTCTTTGGCAAGGTGGGCCAGGGATGGGGACAGGGCCTGCATCCCCTCAGGGTCATGCCCTTGGCACAGGGATGGATAAACTGAGGCATGGAACAGGGAAGAGGAGCCCAGCCCACCTGGCCATTGGTGGGGCTGGCTATGGGACAGGGACTGACAAGGCCCTGTTCTTTGCCCCAGCAACAACTCTATGTGGCGTCGGCTGTGGGAGTCACACACCTGAGCCTGCACCGATGCCAGGCGTATGGGGCTGCCTGTGCTGACTGCTGCCTTGCCCGGGACCCTTACTGTGCCTGGGATGGCCAGGCCTGCTCCCGCTATACAGCATCCTCCAAGAGGTATGGACCCCTAGACACCTGGGATTTTAGCAACCAGACCCAGGGCCCTATCCTAGGGGATTGGGGGTATATATATTATCCTGGGGGAATCTTAAGGCTAAGACATCATTTTCCTGGGGAAAAAGGGCCCTGCCCTGGAGTCAGGGGGCTACAGGGACCTAGGGGCAGGCAAGCTTCCTGGGAGTAGTCCTTCAGAGGCTATCCCCATCCAGGCGGAGCCGCCGGCAGGACGTCCGGCATGGAAACCCCATCAGGCAGTGCCGTGGGTTCAACTCCAATGGTGAGTGTGCTGGGCCTCACTGTGGGGTGCTGCTCATAATGCAGAGCCTCATGCACCCCATGAAGCTGCTCACAGGGCCCCCACTGTAAGGGTGCTCTGATGGCTAAGGGGGGTGGGGGATAATGGAGATGGGATGTTACTAGTTGTCCCCTTAAGGAATGAATGCTCAACACACAGCTCTGCATTGGTGAGTAGGTGCCCCTTGGTGTCTGCTTTGAAGCAGCCAGCAGACTACCCAGAGGCGATGCTCAACCTCTCTTGCTCTATAGCCAACAAGAATGCCGTGGAGTCTGTGCAGTATGGTGTGGCTGGCAGTGCGGCCTTCCTTGAGTGCCAGCCCCGCTCGCCTCAAGCCACTGTTAAGTGGCTGTTCCAGCGAGATCCTGGTGACCGGCGCCGAGAGGTGAGTTCCTGTGCCCAGTGCTGCACCGTGGATGTGGGAGTCCTTGTGGGCTGGTGAAACATAGAGGAGTGATCTGGAGCAACTCCCATGCTGTGAAACCCCTCCCAGGCTCCCTTTCCTACAAGTAAAACCTTTGAGTGAAAACAGTTATGTGGAAATTCCATGAGACTGGCCTCATTATATGGAAAGTGTTTCTAGGTATGCCTCTTCACATGAAAATTTCATACATAGACCGCATTAGGGGTGTACCTCCTACAAAAGCATCATGTGGGTGAGCTCCAGTATATGGAAATTCTGTGGGGCCCTCATTTTATGGAAATCCCTACAGGTGTCCCTGTTTGCATGGAAATTCTATATGGTTGTCCCAACTGGATATTCTCATTAAATGGAAAAtgtggctggtcatggtggctcacacctgtaaccccaacattttgggaagccaaggcaggcagatcacttgaggtcaggagttagagaccagcctgggcaacatggtgaaaccctttctctaccaaaaaatacaaaaattagccaggcactgtcatgtatgtggtcccagctactcgggaggctgaggtgggaggatggcttaagcctgggagggagaggctgcagtaagccaagatcattcagctgtactctagcctgggtgacagagccagactctgtctcaaaaaaaaaaaaaaaaagaaaaaaattctgtgtgCGCTTCAAACTCTTCTCATTGTATAGAACCTCCTATGGTCGTCTCTCCTGAAATGGAGATCTGTACAGATGCCTTATTCAAATGGCTCTCATTGTGTGGAAACTATATGTGGGTTTTTCTGGCATATGAAAATTCCATATGGGTGCCTCTACACGGAATGGCCACAAAGGTGGTCTGATCTGGTCGCTGGCTATGGCTGTGGGGTGGTCACAGAACCCCCGAACCCCCTCTCCTTGCCCCTGCAGATTCGTGCAGAGGACCGTTTCCTGCGCACAGAGCAGGGCTTGTTGCTGCGTGCCTTGCAGCTCAGTGATCGTGGCCTCTACTCCTGCACAGCCACGGAAAACAACTTCAAGCACGTTGTCACACGAGTGCAGCTACATGTACTGGGCCGGGACGCCGTCCATGCTGCCCTTTTCCCACCACTGGCTGTGAGCGCCCTGCCATCCCCAGGCACAGGCCCCCCAACGCCTCCTTACCAGGAGCTGGCCCAGCTGCTGGCCCAACCAGAAGTGGGCCTCATCCACCAGTACTGCCAAGGTTACTGGCGTCATGTGCCCCCCAGCCCTAGGGAGGCTCCAGGGGCACTCCGGCCTCCTGAGTCCCAGGACCAGAAAAAGCCCCGGAACCGCCGGCACCACCCTCCGGACACATGAGGCCAGCTGCCTGAGCCCTGTCATGGGCCAGCCTAGCCCTCATCCCTTttaatataaaagatatatatatatatgtgtgtgtatatatatatatatatatatatatatatatatataaaatatctatattctATACATACCCTGCCCCTGCAAAGACAGTATTTATTGGTGGGTTGAATATAGCCTGCCTCAGCAGCAGCATCCTCCACAACTTAGACCCATGCTGGTCAGAGACGGCAGGAAACAGAGCCAGCCTAACCAGGCCCAACCAGTTGGTGGGGCCAAGCCAGGACCATACCGTCCCCAGACTCAGCTGGAAGTCTACCTGCTCGACAGCCTCCGCCAAGATCTACAGGACAATGGGAGGGAGCAAAGCAAGCCCTACTTGAATGGGGCTTGGACTGTCCACCTTTTTTGATGTGTGCTGTCAGCCTGTGCTGTGGCATAGACATGGATGCGAGGACCACTTTGGAGACTAGGGTGGGCTCAGGTGCACTCAGAGAAGGCAAGAAGGGGCCGTCACAGGATGCCAGCCCCTGCCTGGGTTGGGGTCACTCAGCCATGGCCAGCCCCTTCCTGGGTATTTATTCTCTATTTATTGGGGATAGGAGAAGAGGCATCCTGCCTGGGTGGGGCAGCTCCTTctgccccttctctcctccctgcctGGCCAGGGCAGGGCCACCCCACTCTACTTCCTTAGCTTTTCCTGTGCCGCTTGGACTTGGAGGCTGGGATCATAGCAGAGGGGCTAGGCCCAGGCAGGCCTGATGGGAGGCCCAGCCCTGACGGGAGGGGGTCCGTGGTGGAGGCCTGGGGCCAATAGAAGCTCCCCAGGGTTCTCTTATGTCCACCACTTCAAGCGATGGGTGTAATTAGCTCTGGGGGCATTTGGGTAGATGGGTGGGGGCTCCCGGCAGctttctgctgcccaggccaCAGCCGCCTTTGGGTTCCATCTTGCTAATAAACACTGGCTCTGGGACTAGACTTTGGCTTCTCTCCTTGGTCGGGGGTTGGTTTAGAGCCACATGTGGTGGGCCTGGGGAGCCAGGTGGGGGGGGCTGGGAAGGGAGTAGATTGGCCCCACTTTAAACAAACCCAACATGTAGAAACCACATTCAGTTTGAGAAACCCTTGGGCAGTGTAAAGGGCTGCAAAGactgcccccacccccccagAGCCCACTCACTCCTTAGGGTCAGGGAGGGTGGGTGGAGCCCAAAGGCTGAAAGTGGCACAAATGAAATGGCCTCACTCCTGGACAGATGTCCATCATCCAACAGGGTGGGTGTAGAAGCTGCCAGCCTGCTGTAGGAGCCAGCATCCACTTCCCACACATACTATTTAGAGACAGCCGTTAGTGCCTGGTGTCTGGGGTCCTGGCACCCCCTTTTGAGTCTGTGGCAGAGTTGAGTGCTAAAAGGCAGCCAGGTAGATAcaatgtgcacacatacataagCATGCACACGGG
It encodes the following:
- the SEMA3F gene encoding semaphorin-3F isoform X1; the protein is MLVASLLLWALLTGAWPAFPTQDHLPAMPRVRLSFKELKATGTAHFFNFLLNTTDYRILLKDEDHDRMYVGSKDYVLSLDLHDINREPLIIHWAASQQRIEECVLSGKDGNGECGNFVRLIQPWNRTHLYVCGTGAYNPMCTYVNRGRRAQATPWTQVQVVRGRGSRATDGALRPTPTAPRQDYIFYLEPERLESGKGKCPYDPKLDTASALINEELYAGVYIDFMGTDAAIFRTLGKQTAMRTDQYNSRWLNDPSFIHAELIPDSSERNDDKLYFFFRERSAEAPQSPAVYARIGRICLNDDGGHCCLVNKWSTFLKARLVCSVPGEDGIETHFDELQDVFVQQTLDVRNPVIYAVFTSSGSVFRGSAVCVYSMADIRMVFNGPFAHKEGPNYQWMPFSGKMPYPRPGTCPGGTFTPSMKSTKDYPDEVINFMRSHPLMYQAVYPLQRRPLVVRTGAPYRLTTVAVDQVDAADGRYEVLFLGTDRGTVQKVIVLPKDDQELEELMLEEVEVFKDPAPVKTMTISSKRQQLYVASAVGVTHLSLHRCQAYGAACADCCLARDPYCAWDGQACSRYTASSKRRSRRQDVRHGNPIRQCRGFNSNANKNAVESVQYGVAGSAAFLECQPRSPQATVKWLFQRDPGDRRREIRAEDRFLRTEQGLLLRALQLSDRGLYSCTATENNFKHVVTRVQLHVLGRDAVHAALFPPLAVSALPSPGTGPPTPPYQELAQLLAQPEVGLIHQYCQGYWRHVPPSPREAPGALRPPESQDQKKPRNRRHHPPDT
- the SEMA3F gene encoding semaphorin-3F isoform X2 — protein: MLVASLLLWALLTGAWPAFPTQDHLPAMPRVRLSFKELKATGTAHFFNFLLNTTDYRILLKDEDHDRMYVGSKDYVLSLDLHDINREPLIIHWAASQQRIEECVLSGKDGNGECGNFVRLIQPWNRTHLYVCGTGAYNPMCTYVNRGRRAQDYIFYLEPERLESGKGKCPYDPKLDTASALINEELYAGVYIDFMGTDAAIFRTLGKQTAMRTDQYNSRWLNDPSFIHAELIPDSSERNDDKLYFFFRERSAEAPQSPAVYARIGRICLNDDGGHCCLVNKWSTFLKARLVCSVPGEDGIETHFDELQDVFVQQTLDVRNPVIYAVFTSSGSVFRGSAVCVYSMADIRMVFNGPFAHKEGPNYQWMPFSGKMPYPRPGTCPGGTFTPSMKSTKDYPDEVINFMRSHPLMYQAVYPLQRRPLVVRTGAPYRLTTVAVDQVDAADGRYEVLFLGTDRGTVQKVIVLPKDDQELEELMLEEVEVFKDPAPVKTMTISSKRQQLYVASAVGVTHLSLHRCQAYGAACADCCLARDPYCAWDGQACSRYTASSKRRSRRQDVRHGNPIRQCRGFNSNANKNAVESVQYGVAGSAAFLECQPRSPQATVKWLFQRDPGDRRREIRAEDRFLRTEQGLLLRALQLSDRGLYSCTATENNFKHVVTRVQLHVLGRDAVHAALFPPLAVSALPSPGTGPPTPPYQELAQLLAQPEVGLIHQYCQGYWRHVPPSPREAPGALRPPESQDQKKPRNRRHHPPDT
- the SEMA3F gene encoding semaphorin-3F isoform X3, giving the protein MLVASLLLWALLTGAWPAFPTQDHLPAMPRVRLSFKELKATGTAHFFNFLLNTTDYRILLKDEDHDRMYVGSKDYVLSLDLHDINREPLIIHWAASQQRIEECVLSGKDGNGECGNFVRLIQPWNRTHLYVCGTGAYNPMCTYVNRGRRAQATPWTQVQVVRGRGSRATDGALRPTPTAPRQDYIFYLEPERLESGKGKCPYDPKLDTASALINEELYAGVYIDFMGTDAAIFRTLGKQTAMRTDQYNSRWLNDPSFIHAELIPDSSERNDDKLYFFFRERSAEAPQSPAVYARIGRICLNDDGGHCCLVNKWSTFLKARLVCSVPGEDGIETHFDELQDVFVQQTLDVRNPVIYAVFTSSGSVFRGSAVCVYSMADIRMVFNGPFAHKEGPNYQWMPFSGKMPYPRPGTCPGGTFTPSMKSTKDYPDEVINFMRSHPLMYQAVYPLQRRPLVVRTGAPYRLTTVAVDQVDAADGRYEVLFLGTDRGTVQKVIVLPKDDQELEELMLEEVEVFKDPAPVKTMTISSKRQQLYVASAVGVTHLSLHRCQAYGAACADCCLARDPYCAWDGQACSRYTASSKSQQECRGVCAVWCGWQCGLP